The following coding sequences are from one Alosa alosa isolate M-15738 ecotype Scorff River chromosome 13, AALO_Geno_1.1, whole genome shotgun sequence window:
- the rps27.2 gene encoding 40S ribosomal protein S27.2 translates to NHFLPLRVNPFIFAICFRFAFLFGYGSKLANMPLAKDLLHPTPEEEKRRHKKKRLVQSPNSYFMDVKCPGCYKITTVFSHAQTVVLCVGCSTVLCQPTGGKARLTEGCSFRRKQH, encoded by the exons AATCACTTCCTGCCCCTGCGAGTCAACCCGTTCATATTTGCTATCTGTTTCCGGTTTGCCTTCCTTTTCGGCTACGGCTCCAAACTCGCCAACATGCCT CTTGCTAAAGACTTGTTGCACCCAACTCccgaggaggagaagaggaggcacAAGAAGAAACGTCTCGTGCAGAGTCCTAACTCCTACTTCATGGACGTCAAATGTCCAG gatGCTATAAGATCACTACGGTGTTCAGCCATGCGCAGACAGTAgtgttgtgtgtggggtgctCCACAGTACTCTGCCAGCCCACTGGGGGAAAAGCACGTCTAACGGAGG GATGCTCATTTAGGAGAAAGCAGCACTAG